A section of the Enterobacter sp. C2 genome encodes:
- the mog gene encoding molybdopterin adenylyltransferase, which yields MNTLRIGLVSVSDRASNGVYQDKGIPALEAWLASALATPFTIETRLIPDEQAIIEQTLCELVDEMSCHLVLTTGGTGPARRDVTPDATLAVADRQMPGFGEQMRQISLHFVPTAILSRQVGVIRKQALILNLPGQPKSIQETLEGVKESDGKVVVPGIFASVPYCLQLLEGPYVETHPEVVAAFRPKSARREKIS from the coding sequence ATGAATACGTTACGCATCGGCTTAGTCTCTGTCTCTGACCGCGCCTCCAACGGGGTCTATCAGGATAAGGGTATTCCTGCCCTCGAAGCCTGGCTGGCCTCCGCCCTCGCGACCCCCTTTACTATTGAAACCCGTCTTATCCCGGACGAGCAGGCGATCATCGAGCAGACGCTGTGCGAGCTGGTGGATGAGATGAGCTGCCACCTGGTTCTGACCACCGGCGGCACGGGTCCTGCACGCCGGGATGTCACCCCCGACGCGACGCTGGCCGTTGCCGATCGCCAGATGCCGGGCTTTGGCGAACAGATGCGGCAGATCAGCCTGCACTTTGTCCCCACCGCGATCCTGTCGCGTCAGGTGGGCGTGATCCGCAAGCAGGCGCTGATCCTCAATCTTCCCGGCCAGCCGAAATCGATCCAGGAGACGCTGGAGGGCGTTAAAGAGAGTGACGGGAAGGTCGTTGTGCCAGGTATTTTTGCCAGTGTACCTTATTGTTTACAGCTTCTGGAGGGGCCCTATGTGGAAACCCACCCAGAAGTCGTAGCAGCTTTTCGGCCCAAGAGCGCCAGACGCGAAAAAATCTCCTGA
- the tal gene encoding transaldolase → MTDKLTSLRQFTTVVADTGDIAAMKLYQPQDATTNPSLILNAAQIPEYRKLIDDAVSWAKSQSSDRAQQIVDASDKLAVNIGLEILKLVPGRISTEVDARLSYDTEGSIAKAKRLIKLYNDAGISNDRILIKLASTWQGIRAAEQLEKEGINCNLTLLFSFAQARACAEAGVFLISPFVGRILDWYKSNTDKKEYAPAEDPGVVSVTEIYEYYKQHGYETVVMGASFRNVGEIIELAGCDRLTIAPALLKELAESEGTIERKLSFSGEVKARPERITEAEFLWEHNQDPMAVDKLADGIRKFAVDQGKLEAMIGDLL, encoded by the coding sequence ATGACGGATAAATTGACCTCCCTGCGTCAGTTCACCACCGTGGTGGCCGACACCGGAGATATCGCGGCAATGAAGCTGTATCAGCCGCAGGATGCTACAACCAACCCTTCTCTGATCCTCAACGCAGCCCAGATCCCTGAATACCGCAAGCTGATTGACGATGCCGTAAGCTGGGCGAAAAGCCAGAGCAGCGACCGCGCGCAGCAGATCGTTGACGCCTCTGACAAACTGGCCGTGAACATCGGTCTGGAGATCCTGAAACTGGTGCCGGGCCGTATCTCTACTGAAGTAGACGCACGTCTCTCCTATGACACCGAAGGCTCCATTGCCAAAGCCAAGCGTCTGATCAAGCTCTACAACGACGCGGGTATCAGCAACGATCGCATCCTGATCAAGCTGGCCTCCACCTGGCAGGGCATCCGTGCCGCTGAGCAGCTGGAAAAAGAGGGCATCAACTGTAACCTGACCCTGCTGTTCTCCTTCGCTCAGGCGCGCGCCTGTGCTGAAGCGGGCGTGTTCCTGATTTCGCCGTTCGTTGGCCGTATTCTTGACTGGTACAAATCCAACACCGACAAGAAAGAGTACGCACCGGCAGAAGATCCGGGCGTGGTCTCCGTTACCGAAATCTACGAATACTACAAGCAGCACGGCTACGAGACCGTGGTAATGGGCGCAAGCTTCCGTAACGTTGGTGAAATCATTGAGCTGGCAGGCTGCGACCGTCTGACCATTGCGCCTGCGCTGCTGAAAGAGCTGGCAGAGAGCGAAGGTACGATTGAGCGTAAGCTCTCCTTCAGCGGTGAAGTGAAAGCGCGTCCGGAACGCATCACCGAAGCCGAGTTCCTGTGGGAACACAACCAGGATCCGATGGCGGTAGATAAGCTGGCGGACGGTATCCGCAAGTTTGCCGTGGACCAGGGTAAGCTGGAAGCCATGATCGGCGATCTGCTGTAA
- a CDS encoding sodium:alanine symporter family protein, which translates to MPDFFLFINEILWESVMIYLLIGAGIWFTVRSGFIQFRYLRHVGKSLKNSVTPQPGGLTSFQALCASLAARAGNGNLMGVALAISAGGPGAVFWMWVSALLGMATTFAECALAQLYKERDEHNQFRGGPAWYITRGLGMRWLGIIFALFLLLVYGLIFNTVQSNTVAHALRYAWEIPELLSGVLLAAATLLAIRLGIRGVARIMQWLVPAMMLVWVLASLLIGAWHVEQLPGIVNAIFRGAFGWHEAAAGALGYTVSQALTSGFQRGILSNEAGMGTTPNAAAAAASWPPHPAAQGIVQMIGVFTDTLIVCTASALIVLLANESAAHTPLNGIELVQQAMVSLTGSWAAGFVAVITALFAFTTIVVNYIYAENNLIFLRLHSRRNLWLMRGGTLLMVITGSLLSLPMVWQMADVMMALIAIVNLSAILLLSPVVRIIANDYLRQRRLGVRPVFNPQRYPEIQRQLAPGAWDNLPDR; encoded by the coding sequence ATGCCAGACTTTTTCCTATTTATCAATGAAATACTCTGGGAATCGGTGATGATCTACCTGCTTATCGGAGCAGGGATCTGGTTTACCGTGCGCAGTGGGTTTATTCAGTTTCGCTACCTGCGCCACGTCGGCAAAAGTCTGAAAAACAGCGTGACGCCCCAGCCTGGCGGCCTGACCTCATTCCAGGCGCTCTGCGCCAGTCTTGCGGCGCGCGCCGGCAACGGCAACCTGATGGGCGTGGCGCTGGCCATCTCCGCCGGTGGGCCGGGCGCCGTGTTCTGGATGTGGGTCTCTGCGCTGCTCGGTATGGCAACAACTTTTGCCGAATGCGCGCTGGCGCAGCTCTATAAAGAGCGTGATGAACATAACCAGTTTCGCGGCGGCCCCGCCTGGTATATCACCCGCGGCCTCGGCATGCGCTGGTTGGGCATTATTTTCGCCCTCTTTCTGCTGCTGGTATATGGCCTCATTTTCAATACCGTCCAGTCCAACACGGTGGCCCATGCCCTGCGCTACGCCTGGGAGATACCGGAGCTGCTCAGCGGTGTGCTTTTGGCTGCCGCCACGCTGCTGGCGATAAGGCTCGGCATACGCGGTGTCGCCCGCATCATGCAGTGGCTGGTCCCGGCCATGATGCTCGTGTGGGTGCTTGCCAGCCTGCTGATCGGCGCATGGCATGTTGAGCAGCTGCCCGGCATCGTCAACGCCATCTTCCGAGGCGCCTTCGGCTGGCACGAAGCGGCGGCGGGCGCGCTTGGCTATACCGTCAGCCAGGCGCTGACCAGCGGTTTTCAGCGTGGCATTCTGTCGAACGAGGCGGGAATGGGCACCACGCCTAATGCGGCGGCCGCAGCGGCATCGTGGCCTCCCCATCCGGCCGCGCAGGGGATCGTACAGATGATTGGCGTCTTTACCGATACCCTTATCGTCTGTACCGCCAGCGCGCTCATTGTCCTGCTTGCCAACGAGTCGGCAGCGCACACTCCCCTCAACGGCATTGAGCTGGTGCAGCAGGCGATGGTCTCCCTGACCGGCAGCTGGGCCGCCGGGTTTGTCGCGGTGATTACCGCGCTGTTTGCTTTTACCACCATCGTGGTGAACTACATCTATGCCGAAAATAACCTGATCTTTTTGCGCCTGCACAGCAGACGCAACCTCTGGCTGATGCGCGGCGGCACGCTGCTAATGGTGATAACCGGATCGCTACTGAGCCTGCCGATGGTCTGGCAGATGGCGGACGTGATGATGGCGCTAATAGCGATTGTTAACCTCAGCGCCATCCTGCTGCTGTCGCCGGTGGTAAGAATTATCGCCAATGACTACCTGCGCCAGCGCAGGCTGGGGGTGCGGCCAGTGTTTAATCCCCAGCGCTACCCGGAGATCCAACGCCAGCTCGCTCCTGGTGCGTGGGACAACCTGCCGGACCGCTAG
- the yaaA gene encoding peroxide stress protein YaaA — translation MLILISPAKTLDYQSPLATQRYTQPVLLDHAQQLIDVARKLSAPQIKTLMGISDKLADLNATRFHDWQPDFTPDNARQAILAFKGDVYAGMQAETFSDDDFTFAQQHLRMLSGLYGVLRPLDLMQPYRLEMGIRLQNPKGSDLYQFWGETITHTLNEALAAQGNNIIVNLASDEYFRAVKPKLLAGEIVKPVFLDEKNGVFKVISFYAKKARGLMSRYIIENRLTTPEQLKAFDVDGYVFDEEMSKKNELVFKRREG, via the coding sequence ATGCTGATTCTGATCTCGCCGGCCAAGACGCTGGATTACCAAAGCCCGCTGGCAACCCAGCGCTATACGCAGCCGGTGCTGCTGGATCACGCCCAACAGCTGATTGACGTTGCCCGCAAGCTCTCCGCGCCGCAAATCAAGACCCTGATGGGTATCAGCGATAAGCTGGCGGATCTTAACGCCACGCGCTTTCACGACTGGCAGCCGGACTTCACGCCGGATAACGCCCGTCAGGCTATCCTCGCCTTTAAGGGCGATGTCTATGCCGGTATGCAGGCCGAGACCTTCAGCGACGACGATTTTACCTTTGCCCAGCAGCATCTGCGGATGCTCTCCGGCCTCTACGGCGTGCTACGCCCGCTCGATCTGATGCAGCCCTACCGTCTTGAGATGGGCATTCGCCTGCAGAACCCAAAAGGCAGCGATCTGTATCAATTCTGGGGAGAGACCATCACCCACACGCTCAACGAGGCGCTGGCGGCGCAGGGCAATAACATCATCGTTAACCTGGCGTCGGATGAGTACTTCCGTGCGGTGAAGCCGAAGCTGCTGGCTGGCGAGATCGTGAAACCGGTGTTCCTCGATGAGAAAAACGGTGTCTTTAAGGTGATTAGCTTCTATGCCAAGAAAGCGCGCGGGCTAATGAGCCGCTACATCATTGAAAACCGTCTGACGACGCCGGAGCAGCTTAAGGCATTTGATGTGGACGGCTACGTCTTTGATGAAGAGATGTCGAAAAAGAACGAGCTGGTCTTTAAGCGTCGCGAAGGTTAA
- the thrC gene encoding threonine synthase — MKLYNLKDHNEQVSFAQAVTQGLGKQQGLFFPHDLPEFNLTEIDEMLEQDFVSRSAKILAAFIGNEIPQELLEERVRAAFTFPAPVSKVEEDIGCLELFHGPTLAFKDFGGRFMAQMLTHISGDKPVTILTATSGDTGAAVAHAFYGLKNVRVVILYPQGKISPLQEKLFCTLGGNIETVAIDGDFDACQALVKQAFDDEELKQTLGLNSANSINISRLLAQICYYFEAVAQLPQEARNQLVISVPSGNFGDLTAGLLAKSLGLPVKRFIAATNANDTVPRFLKAGEWSPNTTQATLSNAMDVSQPNNWPRVEELFRRKIWRLNELGYAAIDDEVTKATMLELKEKGYLSEPHAAVAYRALRDQLHPGEYGLFLGTAHPAKFKESVESILGDTLDLPAALAERAELPLLSHSLPADFAALRALMMQKA, encoded by the coding sequence ATGAAACTCTACAACCTTAAAGATCATAACGAGCAGGTCTCCTTTGCCCAGGCGGTAACGCAGGGGCTGGGTAAACAGCAGGGACTTTTCTTCCCTCACGATCTGCCCGAGTTCAACCTGACCGAAATCGACGAAATGCTGGAGCAGGATTTCGTTAGCCGTAGCGCAAAGATCCTCGCCGCCTTTATTGGCAATGAGATCCCCCAGGAGCTGCTGGAGGAGCGCGTGCGAGCGGCCTTTACCTTCCCCGCCCCGGTAAGCAAGGTTGAGGAGGACATCGGCTGTCTGGAGCTGTTCCACGGCCCGACGCTGGCGTTTAAAGACTTTGGCGGCCGCTTTATGGCGCAGATGCTGACCCACATTAGCGGCGATAAGCCCGTCACCATCCTGACCGCGACCTCCGGCGATACCGGCGCGGCGGTGGCGCACGCCTTCTATGGCCTGAAAAACGTTCGCGTGGTGATCCTCTACCCGCAGGGCAAAATCAGCCCGCTACAGGAGAAACTCTTCTGTACGCTAGGGGGCAACATCGAGACGGTGGCGATCGACGGCGACTTTGACGCTTGCCAGGCGCTGGTCAAGCAGGCTTTTGATGATGAAGAGCTGAAGCAGACTCTGGGGCTGAACTCGGCGAACTCCATCAACATCAGCCGCCTGCTGGCGCAGATCTGCTACTACTTCGAGGCGGTGGCGCAGCTGCCGCAGGAAGCGCGCAACCAGCTGGTGATCTCTGTACCCAGCGGAAACTTTGGCGATCTCACCGCAGGCCTGCTGGCGAAATCGCTGGGCCTGCCGGTGAAGCGCTTTATTGCTGCCACTAACGCCAACGACACCGTGCCGCGCTTCCTGAAAGCAGGGGAGTGGAGCCCGAATACGACCCAGGCAACGCTCTCCAACGCCATGGACGTTAGCCAGCCGAACAACTGGCCGCGCGTGGAGGAGCTGTTCCGCCGTAAGATCTGGCGTCTGAACGAGCTGGGCTATGCTGCTATCGATGACGAAGTGACTAAAGCCACCATGCTGGAGCTGAAAGAGAAGGGGTATCTCTCCGAACCGCACGCGGCAGTGGCCTACCGCGCCCTGCGCGACCAGCTGCATCCGGGCGAGTACGGCCTGTTCCTCGGCACCGCGCATCCGGCGAAATTCAAAGAGAGCGTCGAGTCGATCCTTGGCGATACGCTGGATCTGCCTGCCGCGCTGGCTGAGCGCGCCGAGCTGCCGCTGCTCTCCCACAGCCTGCCTGCTGATTTTGCCGCCCTGCGCGCGCTGATGATGCAAAAAGCGTAA
- the thrB gene encoding homoserine kinase, producing MVKVYAPASSANMSVGFDVLGAAVTPVDGTLLGDVVTVEAADGFSLHNVGRFADKLPPEPRENIVYQCWERFCQELNKTIPVTMTLEKNMPIGSGLGSSACSVVAALMAMNEHCGKPLNDTRLLALMGELEGRISGSIHYDNVAPCFLGGMQLMIEENGIISQQVPGFDEWLWVLAYPGIKVSTAEARAILPAQYRRQDCIAHGRHLAGFIHACYSRQPQLAAKLMKDVIAEPYRARLLPGFKEARQAVAEIGALASGISGSGPTLFALCDRPDTAQRVADWLSKHYLQNQEGFVHICRLDTAGARVLG from the coding sequence ATGGTGAAAGTGTATGCCCCGGCCTCCAGCGCCAATATGAGCGTTGGCTTCGACGTGCTTGGGGCGGCGGTAACGCCGGTAGATGGCACCCTGCTGGGCGACGTCGTCACGGTGGAGGCGGCCGATGGTTTTAGCCTGCACAATGTGGGGCGTTTTGCAGATAAGCTCCCCCCGGAGCCGCGGGAAAATATTGTCTATCAGTGCTGGGAGCGTTTCTGCCAGGAGCTGAATAAAACCATTCCGGTGACCATGACGCTGGAAAAAAATATGCCGATTGGCTCGGGGCTCGGCTCCAGCGCCTGCTCCGTGGTTGCCGCGCTGATGGCGATGAACGAGCACTGTGGTAAGCCGCTGAACGATACGCGCCTGCTGGCGCTGATGGGCGAGCTGGAGGGACGCATCTCCGGCAGCATTCATTACGATAACGTGGCCCCCTGTTTCCTCGGCGGCATGCAGTTGATGATCGAAGAGAACGGCATTATCAGCCAGCAGGTGCCAGGCTTTGATGAGTGGCTGTGGGTGCTGGCCTATCCGGGGATCAAGGTCTCCACGGCAGAGGCACGGGCGATTTTACCCGCACAGTATCGCCGTCAGGACTGCATTGCCCACGGGCGACATCTGGCTGGATTTATTCACGCCTGTTACTCTCGCCAGCCGCAGCTGGCCGCAAAGCTGATGAAAGACGTGATTGCCGAGCCGTACCGGGCCCGCCTGCTGCCGGGCTTTAAAGAGGCGCGTCAGGCGGTGGCAGAGATTGGTGCGCTGGCGAGCGGTATCTCCGGGTCGGGGCCGACGCTGTTCGCGCTCTGCGATCGGCCGGACACCGCGCAGCGCGTAGCAGATTGGTTGAGTAAACACTATCTGCAGAATCAGGAAGGCTTCGTTCATATTTGCCGGCTGGATACAGCGGGCGCACGCGTACTGGGATAA